The genomic segment GATTTACAAGTCTGTCGAGGACACGATTTTGGAGTACCAGGAGGAGATCGCGATCAGGGAGAGGGAGAACGACCATCTGAGACGGAGGCTCCGAGACGCTGGGATAGAGATATGGCCAGGTTAGCTATTTTAAGGAGCTAACGGGGAAACGGCTTGCGACGTTGCCACCAAGTCCTGCTAAAGCTGGAGTTATTCAGACTGGGGGTGGGACGTATTTGGAACAAAATGTCTAATTTATTAATACAATGCTGAAGAATATCCTTGCAGAACTGTTGTGGAAATCTCAGTGTTGTTAGCTGCTGCTGAGAAGCGGCTAACATGTTAGCGACCTTTGTTCGTTAGCCAGTCAGCTAGCAGACATCCAGTTTAGACCTGACCTGAGTATAGTTTAACTCTTCCTTTGCActttaacagtttattttaaataacccTGCGTTATTTCGGCAGGGACACACAGCAACTGATAGTAGCTAGAAAAATGTTTCGAGaccttcatttgattttttttggaaCATAACAGTACATGCATCAATAGAAATGATTAGCTGtgcctttatttcttttttttttgtttgttttcttcatatGTTTGCTCACTCACGGAAGCACTTTGTATAGAACATGCTAATAAAAACATCGTAAATAAAAAACCGCAACAAAGAATATTCAGGCTTGAAACAAAAAGACactaagcttttttttatttttatctaaagaAACGTTGTTAAATCTTGGTAGTAAACCTCAGATAAGTTCCAATTTTTGTTCTGAACCTTGTGTGGGGTAATTAATCACATTATCACTTTAATCAGGTGATTTGAGGTCTGACTTCCcactctgctttgttttgttttaccttgataaaaaaaatcttttaaaagtaGGAATTATTACAAGATCATACTAAAATTGGAATGATTTTGTAATACTTCTGTTGGATTGCAGAAAATGGATATATATGTTTAGTGCAggatatatatgtttattttcaatatttgatGCTTACAGCTTCTAAGAAAGACAAATAacagaatagttttttttattttccgaggaaaaagaaaaaaacgtattttataattttaaagtgttttcagtTAATGAAATTAGTTTTCTAAAACGGTCCAAAGTCACAGACCTGTTGATGCATTGCTTAAAATCTACAAATGCAATGAAATCTTCAAGGTTACGAGAAAAGCACTGTGCTTTCTCAAGGTTACAAAAAGCAGACTTTACctgctttttgtcacattgtagTGTTTTAGATCCATAAACTAATTTCAGTTCCAAAGATAACCAACCAGTTATTTCCAAAATAACTGGTTGGACCACCAATGTGAATAAGAAGTGCCCACAAGTCTTTGTGCTAACTGACTGTACTGTTATATTGCTGTGGAGGTATTTATTCTGACTGGTTTCTCTTGAGactttgaaattaattaaaagtctCTTTGAATTAACTTCCCTTGCCTCCATGTGACATGTTCTTGGTtgcatggcttttttttttcgtcCTTTCCACTTCTTGCCTCTTTCCTTTCAGATCGCTCGTCCATGGCGCTGTTGGAGGAAGAGGACAGTGAGCATCCCCGTCGAGAGTGGAGTCCAAGTATGGGACATCAAGAGCGTATTCCCATTCAGATCAAAGACAAACGAGACATGCGGCCCAACCAGGGAGAAGATCAGCTTCGAGGACATGGCTCCTGCAGCACAGCGGAAAATATGTTCACCCCCCCACGTGTAGCGAACGAGTACCCTCAGGAGGGTCCCCACACATCCAATCTTCCTCAGACTCAGGGCGTGGAGAACAGGGAGAGAGACCCTGCATCTCGCAACGCATCGAGGCACGTGAAGGGCGAGAGCGGCGGCTGTCACAGAGGTGCCGCATCATCCAGCAGCGGTGCCCAGCCGCTTGCACCAGTCAACCCAAACTGCTCAAATGAGAACAACATTGACATTATTGGTGTTGAGAACGGTGGACAGATGGGCAGCGCCAAAGGAGTGGTGACTGACCCTAACCGAGGACAAACCCCTCTCATGAGGAACCAAGGGGCCAATGGCATGGAATGCCCCCATCAAAAATCTCCCTTGCAGGGCCACATGTCGTCGTTCTGTTGCAAAGTCTGCGGCGAGGCATTCAGTCACATCGGACACCTTCACGTCCACGTGCAAGTGCACACTCGAGAAAAACCTTACCGCTGCGGAGTGTGCGGAAAATGCTGCAGCTCCTCCGGCAGACTTCAGGAGCACCAGCGGAGCCACACGGGAGAAAAACCCTTTCGCTGCCAGATTTGTGGGAAGGGCTTCACTCAGATGGCTCATCTGAAGGTCCACATGAGGATCCACACCGGAGAGAAGCCGTACAGCTGCCCTGTGTGCGGCAAGTGCTTTAGCCGCTCTGACAAAATCAAAAGGCACCTTCAGACGCACAGTCGGGAGGGGACCTACTTCTCGGGGCAGTAATGGAAGGGGTTCAGTTTGGCAGTCGTCGTCGTTGTTGTGGGAAAGTTTTCAATATAAAGCTACAATTGCTGCCAGTGACGAGGCATTTCTTCCTACTTCTAAGAACGTAGAAGTTCTGCTTCTGTAAAGAACACTTTTTAACCAAACCTGTAATTTTTCACTTCCTTTATATAGTTTGTATTAGTCAGCTTAGTATGTTCTTTACAGTGTTTTGTATTTATCATTACGTATTATTAAAGTAGACACAATTTGAATTATTAGCTGAACTTTTCAGGATTATGTAGTGTTTTTCCAGCCTTATGATT from the Xiphophorus maculatus strain JP 163 A chromosome 20, X_maculatus-5.0-male, whole genome shotgun sequence genome contains:
- the LOC102232677 gene encoding oocyte zinc finger protein XlCOF8.4-like — its product is MTKLQFLNVFLTERLMLAAQEIYKSVEDTILEYQEEIAIRERENDHLRRRLRDAGIEIWPDRSSMALLEEEDSEHPRREWSPSMGHQERIPIQIKDKRDMRPNQGEDQLRGHGSCSTAENMFTPPRVANEYPQEGPHTSNLPQTQGVENRERDPASRNASRHVKGESGGCHRGAASSSSGAQPLAPVNPNCSNENNIDIIGVENGGQMGSAKGVVTDPNRGQTPLMRNQGANGMECPHQKSPLQGHMSSFCCKVCGEAFSHIGHLHVHVQVHTREKPYRCGVCGKCCSSSGRLQEHQRSHTGEKPFRCQICGKGFTQMAHLKVHMRIHTGEKPYSCPVCGKCFSRSDKIKRHLQTHSREGTYFSGQ